A genome region from Natronobeatus ordinarius includes the following:
- a CDS encoding chemotaxis protein CheW, translating into MSSDIPDRLLGLSIGESDDRHPGDDGDDEQEEYERFVFVELGDHRLALAVDDVKSITDPPTDVTRVPRSSRAIEGVTDLRGVITAVIDLRLHFPTTERTPDDQRLVVFETRADQQPAAVRVDDVLGVESVPERNVLEERELESGSLEEVPFSVEDIDRSVLEHPLLVAAVVKESGTEIGIDDLLPGRAGNAEPKQDTSTDPFGSRLGLGGDASGDEVGELFDDTEPAEQRTETSQPEEVGEVETTGLLDVERLLVASRQR; encoded by the coding sequence ATGTCCTCGGACATTCCCGACAGGCTCCTCGGGCTCAGTATCGGTGAGTCGGACGACCGGCACCCGGGAGACGATGGCGACGACGAGCAAGAGGAGTACGAGCGGTTTGTATTCGTCGAACTCGGCGACCATCGGCTCGCGCTCGCCGTCGACGACGTCAAATCGATCACTGATCCGCCGACCGACGTGACGCGAGTGCCGCGCTCGTCGCGAGCGATTGAAGGGGTGACGGACCTTCGTGGCGTGATCACGGCGGTGATCGATCTGCGTCTTCACTTCCCGACGACAGAGCGCACACCGGACGACCAGCGGCTCGTCGTCTTCGAGACCAGAGCCGACCAGCAGCCCGCCGCGGTCCGCGTTGACGACGTGCTGGGCGTCGAATCGGTACCCGAACGCAACGTCCTCGAGGAGCGTGAGCTGGAGTCGGGCTCGCTCGAGGAGGTCCCGTTCTCCGTCGAGGACATCGATCGAAGCGTCCTCGAGCATCCGTTGCTCGTGGCGGCCGTCGTGAAAGAGTCCGGAACCGAGATCGGAATCGACGATCTGCTCCCCGGGAGGGCAGGTAACGCCGAACCCAAACAGGACACGTCGACCGACCCGTTCGGAAGCCGGCTCGGTCTCGGCGGCGACGCGTCGGGAGACGAGGTCGGCGAACTGTTCGACGACACAGAGCCAGCAGAGCAACGAACCGAGACCAGCCAGCCCGAGGAGGTCGGTGAAGTCGAGACGACGGGACTGCTCGACGTCGAACGGTTGCTCGTGGCGTCCAGACAGCGCTGA
- a CDS encoding AAA family ATPase — MTNERRMSTVRFYGDIEDRLGVFTDLLSYLAQQNDAGIPQEEVIDWIISNTNATAPGAVGDRLNFLEELGLIERQNDVYTCTQISRWYLRDRDPIVLYNALRTSVKGFDTILRAVALEPRTDEDLMEVLVNTFEECQMETPGVATRHREWLQILGYVERRNDRTHLTPDGKELADQLEGVSAVDLEPNTIYNRRELHTEYGGSIQGGIAPSRDEPVVFLFSGGTGEDHGYQDAIRPDGTVIYTGEGQVGDMEMKRGNGTIRNHLEEGRELHFFTMEDEGVRYIGQYLYAGHFFEELPDSEGNLREGIRFKLSPVDIGSTPISTPKLDTGSNSTNTDLSQFTDPTVYQVPVKTGDGPIRTNFDRTILEGVPREQLEGIYDPPIEHDTLRVWGNQEDEAADEGDYLLFADRNGRRDGEYTIVARVNHATVLDRDRASKFTDAVGWGEVTDEIFPHILFLEPLYEAELNQEEFWATLGFKGWPNDTYSAINFDRTDSSFYDEYDSVEEFINQITGRQLYPDNSDTIPEYDSLEHALEDVRSRLTHAEDEQPWLKNRIGRTVIEDWSDALTGFLPSDEVSPDTAAKLDQIRRVYERLESELEAKADDLGIGTLDAFTPAQTLFLCGVRLIQDELDLSGPLSQPRLNSVLTDSYTTPDERPESSPNVDHPLATQIETTEPTVHKFTAPPDYWLTTVEFASAAFEPDHENRWNTLEKGDIAFLHSRAEPSNTELTNQPSGVIGVGIIGETFEKSDPWWLDEHHGRKEYSMIMSFERLFLTSDIAQIDTTRGTSEKETAELEQELDALTANCLPIEEANQICVAASGTGFPVQSSSGTFRTDDGNIDYDRPTALLDAMADDLTEVSPINPHKPLQSTLPTDILEGLHFEDDLGEKILEQISTALRSGKHILLTGPPGTGKTEIAERVCEHLTESHPYLYSGFEMTTATADWSTFDTVGGYMPSESTEDDNLSFKPGIVLNRLKNTQTGTQANDLLVIDELNRADIDKAFGQLFTLLSGQSVQLPYTVDGNEVELTTYEDVDGTPASNQYVVPNSWRIFATMNAYDKTSLYEMSYAFMRRFAFVRVPAPTLPEATESDDSVEDVIFDYADAWELDITRREAGAVGRVWRTANTAVDERAIGPAIIEDVLRYVSHHPDEDLKYHLTQAVISYIFPQLEGVPKRKTIVRELAAVPDIDTVLLEGAAREMLQVPLSTQNE; from the coding sequence ATGACAAACGAGCGCCGGATGTCTACCGTTCGGTTCTACGGTGACATCGAGGATCGGTTGGGGGTTTTTACCGATTTACTCTCCTACCTTGCACAGCAGAACGACGCAGGGATTCCACAAGAGGAAGTCATCGACTGGATCATCTCCAACACGAATGCGACAGCACCGGGTGCAGTCGGAGACCGCCTGAACTTCCTCGAAGAACTCGGCCTCATTGAAAGACAGAACGACGTATACACCTGCACACAGATCAGCCGCTGGTATCTCAGGGATCGAGACCCAATCGTCCTCTACAATGCCCTCCGAACATCCGTCAAAGGCTTCGATACAATCCTCCGTGCGGTAGCCCTCGAGCCCAGAACTGACGAGGACCTCATGGAGGTGCTCGTGAACACCTTCGAGGAGTGCCAGATGGAGACGCCGGGGGTCGCAACACGACACCGCGAGTGGCTACAAATTCTCGGCTACGTCGAACGAAGGAACGACCGAACCCACCTCACCCCCGACGGAAAAGAACTCGCCGACCAACTCGAAGGTGTTTCCGCCGTAGACCTAGAACCGAACACGATCTACAACCGCCGTGAGCTCCACACAGAATACGGCGGCAGCATCCAGGGTGGAATCGCCCCGTCCAGAGATGAACCAGTCGTCTTCCTGTTCAGCGGTGGCACTGGCGAAGACCACGGCTACCAAGACGCGATCCGTCCGGACGGGACAGTGATCTACACTGGTGAAGGACAGGTCGGCGACATGGAGATGAAACGTGGAAACGGCACGATCAGAAACCACCTCGAGGAAGGCCGCGAGCTCCACTTCTTCACGATGGAAGATGAGGGCGTCCGGTACATTGGCCAGTATCTGTACGCCGGCCATTTCTTCGAGGAACTCCCGGACTCCGAAGGAAACCTCCGAGAGGGGATTCGATTCAAACTCTCCCCGGTCGACATCGGCTCCACACCCATCTCCACGCCAAAACTCGACACTGGTTCCAACTCGACGAACACCGACCTCAGCCAGTTCACTGATCCGACTGTCTACCAGGTCCCCGTGAAGACCGGCGATGGGCCGATTCGAACGAACTTCGATCGCACGATACTCGAGGGCGTCCCACGGGAGCAGCTGGAAGGGATCTACGATCCTCCGATCGAACACGACACCCTTCGGGTATGGGGGAACCAGGAGGACGAAGCCGCCGACGAAGGCGACTACCTGTTGTTCGCCGATCGCAACGGACGGAGAGACGGCGAGTACACCATCGTCGCGCGTGTAAATCACGCAACGGTGTTGGACCGCGACAGAGCATCCAAATTCACCGACGCAGTCGGCTGGGGCGAGGTCACCGATGAAATCTTCCCTCACATCCTCTTCCTCGAGCCACTCTACGAAGCGGAACTCAACCAGGAGGAGTTCTGGGCCACGTTAGGCTTCAAGGGCTGGCCGAACGACACCTACAGTGCCATCAACTTCGATCGGACCGACTCGAGCTTCTACGACGAATACGACTCCGTCGAGGAGTTCATCAACCAGATCACGGGCCGGCAACTCTACCCCGACAATAGCGACACCATCCCCGAGTACGATTCCCTCGAGCACGCACTCGAGGACGTCCGCTCGAGGCTAACCCACGCAGAAGACGAGCAGCCGTGGTTGAAAAACCGCATCGGCAGGACCGTCATCGAAGACTGGTCTGACGCCCTCACGGGATTCCTACCGTCGGATGAAGTTTCCCCCGACACCGCCGCGAAACTCGATCAGATCCGCCGTGTGTACGAACGCCTCGAGTCGGAGTTAGAGGCGAAAGCCGATGACCTCGGGATCGGAACGCTCGATGCGTTCACACCCGCTCAGACGCTGTTCCTCTGTGGAGTTCGTCTCATCCAAGACGAGTTAGACCTATCAGGACCGCTCAGCCAACCCCGATTGAACAGTGTCCTGACCGACAGCTACACGACACCCGACGAACGACCAGAATCATCACCGAACGTGGATCACCCACTGGCGACTCAGATCGAGACCACGGAGCCAACGGTCCACAAGTTCACCGCGCCGCCGGATTACTGGCTCACGACAGTTGAGTTCGCATCGGCTGCGTTCGAGCCGGACCACGAAAATCGATGGAATACCCTCGAGAAAGGTGACATCGCGTTTCTGCACTCTCGAGCCGAACCATCGAATACCGAACTCACGAATCAGCCCAGTGGAGTCATTGGAGTAGGGATTATCGGCGAGACCTTCGAGAAATCTGACCCGTGGTGGTTGGACGAACATCACGGTAGAAAGGAGTACTCGATGATCATGAGTTTCGAGCGGTTATTCCTCACAAGCGATATCGCTCAGATTGACACCACACGTGGAACCTCGGAGAAAGAGACTGCAGAACTCGAGCAGGAACTCGACGCACTGACGGCAAACTGCTTGCCGATCGAAGAGGCAAATCAGATCTGTGTGGCCGCTTCCGGAACGGGATTCCCCGTCCAGTCGAGTTCCGGAACGTTCCGCACGGATGATGGTAACATAGATTACGACCGTCCAACGGCACTCCTCGACGCCATGGCCGACGACCTGACCGAGGTCTCACCGATCAACCCACACAAGCCACTCCAGAGTACGCTTCCGACGGACATCCTCGAGGGCCTCCACTTCGAAGACGATCTCGGAGAGAAGATCCTCGAGCAGATCTCGACGGCACTCCGATCTGGAAAACACATCCTCCTCACGGGCCCGCCAGGAACAGGGAAAACCGAAATCGCAGAACGCGTCTGTGAGCACCTCACGGAATCACATCCATATCTCTACTCGGGATTCGAGATGACCACGGCCACTGCCGACTGGTCGACGTTCGACACCGTCGGCGGATACATGCCGAGTGAGTCCACAGAGGACGACAACCTCTCGTTCAAACCCGGAATCGTTCTCAACCGCCTCAAGAACACCCAAACAGGCACGCAGGCGAACGATCTGCTCGTTATCGACGAACTCAATCGTGCGGACATCGACAAAGCGTTCGGCCAGCTCTTCACGCTCCTCTCGGGCCAGTCCGTCCAGCTTCCCTATACCGTCGACGGGAACGAAGTCGAACTGACCACCTACGAGGACGTCGACGGAACGCCAGCCAGCAACCAGTACGTCGTGCCCAACTCCTGGCGGATCTTTGCGACGATGAACGCCTACGACAAGACATCACTCTACGAGATGAGTTACGCGTTCATGCGTCGATTCGCATTCGTGCGCGTTCCAGCGCCGACGCTCCCGGAGGCAACGGAATCCGACGATTCTGTCGAGGATGTCATCTTTGACTACGCGGACGCCTGGGAGCTCGATATTACGCGTCGAGAAGCCGGCGCAGTCGGTCGCGTCTGGCGAACGGCGAATACCGCAGTCGATGAACGGGCGATCGGGCCAGCGATCATCGAAGACGTCCTCCGATACGTCAGCCACCATCCCGACGAGGACCTCAAATACCACCTCACCCAAGCGGTCATCAGCTACATATTCCCGCAGTTAGAGGGGGTTCCAAAACGCAAGACGATCGTCAGGGAACTCGCCGCCGTTCCGGATATCGACACCGTACTCCTCGAGGGCGCAGCCCGAGAGATGCTCCAGGTTCCCCTCTCCACTCAGAATGAATAG
- a CDS encoding ATP-binding protein: MSEYLSDFVQDSQEQITTLNNSLLTLERSPDDQEALRRTFRAAHTLKGNCGAMGLEQASDLAHAIEDLLDEVRAGDAEVSGDLMDTVFDGVDELERIIDEVASSGEIQTDPTEVIEALYAQTETGRDSSSLSSPSDEEIDAVLEPFDPPADDDHHAYFVRLSIDGDADVNNGHLVVEALTDAFDVIGTDPPREAIEAGEYEHALDAVFASPVQKEAIVAALEPVDAVVDFEITVVTDRFETGSDEPDIDVGSEISAEDANELSVDELLDELSEFDDLDALAEEVEDVDAFEDMGDAGTFDDLLEDEDVDDLATEPTVDDADADDERADASADDETDQVDDATAVFEELKDEVEMVGFDELQDELDELEFDEFDDEDEISMEELLGDDVDLEDDSFLDDSDPLLEDEADGADESEGEIESAEPALEAGSAVDDRDETASEESVPEAFSFDDLPGEVADVTAEAAADAVEADDAETSVETVEADDAETPVETVEADDAETSVETVEADDAETPVETVEADDAETSVETVEADDTETPAETVEADDTETPVETGEADDIEAPVETVEADDAEASVETGEADDAETPVETGEADDAETPVETGEADDAETPVETGEADDAETPVEADDAETEPERPTDDPDTPAVDEESVTTPSTVEDDDESVDDLESPATTDAFEETIDAVETEEFADAVLGDDGLDEAELAAETDEFGDAVFGNDGFDSADPRFEDTIEDDPFADSPVDSFDHDASDLELDDEFEAPAAGEDEFDAPSTEFDPASELGEPAADTADLEADDQYTSTPLADEFDSDQLAAEQSSDDDGDDSIQSVRVDVDQIDSLLTLVEGLVTSRVRLRHAIETGADLMTIDRELDGLADLTTELQETVMDVRLVPLETAVNRLPRVVRDIAREQNKEVVLELEGEEVELDRSILDEIGDPLIHMVRNAVDHGIEPPDEREAAGKPREGTVELRADRSRDRVTIEIEDDGAGLDPDRLRTEAVEAGVLSAAEADALEDEEVYDLVFHSGLSTAEEVTDISGRGVGMDVVRRTIDELDGSVTVESAPGEGTTFTLTLPVTMAIEDVLFVESGGEEFGVPTKVIGDVETVTAVEVDEERGVLETDEAEFSIVDLAAELDTPGDGVGDDGMFVRIRDEVRPVAIQCDEIRGQQEVVVKPFEGFMKNIPGLSGATVRGRGEVVNILDVTSL, from the coding sequence ATGAGTGAGTATCTGAGCGATTTCGTACAGGACAGTCAAGAGCAGATCACGACGTTGAACAACTCGCTACTGACCCTCGAACGCTCACCGGACGACCAAGAGGCGTTGAGACGCACCTTCCGTGCCGCCCACACCCTGAAAGGGAACTGTGGCGCGATGGGGTTAGAACAGGCGAGTGACCTGGCACACGCCATCGAGGACCTCCTCGACGAGGTTCGGGCTGGTGACGCCGAGGTGTCTGGCGACCTCATGGACACGGTGTTCGACGGCGTCGACGAACTCGAGAGAATAATCGACGAGGTCGCCTCGAGCGGCGAGATCCAGACCGATCCGACAGAGGTGATCGAGGCACTCTACGCACAGACCGAAACCGGCCGAGACTCGTCGTCGCTCTCGTCCCCGTCGGACGAGGAGATCGACGCCGTCCTCGAACCGTTCGATCCACCCGCAGACGACGACCACCACGCCTACTTCGTTCGGCTCTCGATCGACGGCGACGCGGACGTGAACAACGGCCACCTCGTCGTCGAGGCGCTGACCGACGCGTTCGACGTGATCGGCACCGATCCACCTCGAGAAGCGATCGAAGCGGGCGAGTACGAGCACGCCCTCGACGCCGTCTTCGCCAGCCCCGTCCAGAAAGAAGCGATCGTCGCCGCACTCGAGCCGGTCGACGCCGTCGTCGACTTCGAGATCACCGTCGTGACCGACCGGTTCGAGACCGGCAGCGACGAGCCCGACATCGACGTCGGCAGCGAGATCTCCGCTGAAGACGCCAACGAACTATCGGTCGACGAACTCCTCGACGAACTGAGCGAGTTCGACGACCTCGACGCGCTGGCCGAAGAGGTCGAAGACGTCGACGCCTTCGAGGACATGGGCGACGCTGGCACGTTCGACGACCTGCTCGAGGACGAAGACGTCGACGACCTCGCCACGGAGCCGACGGTCGACGACGCAGACGCTGACGACGAGAGAGCCGACGCGTCGGCAGACGACGAGACGGACCAGGTCGACGACGCGACCGCCGTCTTCGAAGAACTCAAAGACGAAGTCGAGATGGTCGGCTTCGACGAACTGCAAGACGAGCTCGACGAACTCGAGTTCGACGAGTTCGACGACGAAGACGAGATCAGCATGGAAGAGCTCCTCGGCGACGACGTCGATCTCGAGGACGACTCGTTCCTCGACGATTCGGATCCGCTGCTCGAGGACGAGGCAGACGGGGCAGACGAGTCAGAAGGAGAGATCGAGTCCGCCGAACCGGCCCTCGAAGCTGGCTCAGCAGTCGACGACCGAGACGAAACTGCGTCGGAGGAGTCGGTGCCCGAGGCGTTCTCGTTCGACGACCTTCCGGGTGAGGTCGCAGACGTCACCGCAGAAGCGGCGGCCGACGCCGTCGAAGCTGACGACGCTGAGACCTCTGTCGAGACTGTCGAAGCTGACGATGCTGAGACCCCTGTCGAGACTGTCGAAGCTGACGATGCTGAGACCTCTGTCGAGACTGTCGAAGCTGACGATGCTGAGACCCCTGTCGAGACTGTCGAAGCTGACGATGCTGAGACCTCTGTCGAGACTGTCGAAGCTGACGATACTGAGACCCCTGCCGAGACTGTCGAAGCTGACGATACTGAGACCCCTGTCGAGACTGGCGAAGCCGACGATATCGAGGCTCCTGTCGAGACTGTCGAAGCTGACGACGCTGAGGCCTCTGTCGAGACTGGCGAAGCCGACGACGCTGAGACCCCTGTCGAGACTGGCGAAGCCGACGACGCTGAGACCCCTGTCGAGACTGGCGAAGCCGACGACGCTGAGACCCCTGTCGAGACTGGCGAAGCCGACGACGCTGAGACCCCTGTCGAAGCCGACGACGCTGAGACCGAGCCGGAACGCCCCACCGACGATCCGGACACGCCAGCCGTCGACGAAGAGTCTGTAACGACACCGTCGACGGTTGAAGACGATGACGAATCGGTCGACGACCTCGAGTCGCCCGCGACGACGGACGCGTTCGAGGAGACGATCGACGCCGTCGAGACAGAGGAGTTCGCGGATGCGGTGTTGGGTGACGATGGCCTTGACGAGGCCGAACTGGCCGCAGAGACAGACGAGTTCGGGGACGCCGTGTTCGGGAACGACGGATTCGACTCGGCAGACCCACGGTTCGAAGATACGATCGAGGACGACCCGTTCGCCGATTCACCAGTCGATTCGTTCGACCACGACGCGTCGGACCTCGAGCTCGACGACGAATTCGAGGCTCCCGCCGCCGGCGAAGACGAATTCGACGCCCCGAGTACCGAATTCGACCCGGCCAGTGAACTGGGCGAGCCGGCTGCGGACACGGCCGACCTCGAAGCCGACGACCAGTACACCTCGACGCCACTCGCCGACGAATTCGACAGCGATCAGTTAGCCGCCGAACAGTCGTCCGACGACGACGGCGACGACAGTATCCAGTCCGTTCGCGTCGACGTCGACCAGATCGACAGCCTGCTCACACTCGTCGAGGGACTCGTCACGAGCAGGGTTCGACTCCGTCACGCGATCGAAACCGGTGCGGATCTGATGACGATCGATCGCGAGCTCGACGGCCTGGCGGATCTCACGACCGAACTGCAGGAGACGGTGATGGACGTTCGGCTCGTTCCACTCGAGACGGCCGTCAACCGGTTACCGCGTGTGGTCCGTGACATCGCTCGCGAGCAGAACAAGGAGGTCGTCCTCGAGCTGGAAGGCGAGGAGGTCGAACTCGACCGGAGTATTCTCGACGAGATCGGCGACCCGTTGATCCACATGGTCCGGAACGCAGTCGATCACGGTATCGAACCGCCGGACGAACGCGAAGCGGCTGGAAAGCCGCGCGAGGGGACCGTGGAGCTACGCGCCGATCGATCGCGCGATCGGGTCACGATCGAGATCGAAGACGACGGCGCGGGGCTCGATCCGGACCGGCTTCGGACGGAGGCCGTCGAAGCAGGCGTCCTCTCCGCCGCCGAGGCCGACGCACTCGAGGACGAGGAGGTGTACGACCTCGTCTTCCACTCCGGGCTGTCGACAGCGGAAGAAGTCACCGACATCAGCGGCCGAGGCGTCGGAATGGACGTCGTGAGACGAACGATCGACGAGCTGGATGGTTCGGTTACCGTCGAGAGTGCACCCGGCGAGGGGACGACGTTCACGCTGACGTTGCCGGTCACGATGGCGATCGAGGACGTCCTGTTCGTCGAGAGTGGCGGTGAGGAGTTCGGCGTCCCCACGAAAGTCATCGGCGACGTCGAGACGGTGACTGCCGTCGAGGTCGACGAAGAACGAGGCGTCCTCGAGACCGACGAGGCCGAGTTCTCGATCGTCGACCTCGCAGCGGAACTCGACACCCCCGGTGACGGCGTCGGTGACGACGGCATGTTCGTCCGGATTCGCGACGAGGTCCGTCCCGTCGCGATCCAGTGTGACGAGATTCGCGGACAACAGGAGGTCGTCGTCAAGCCGTTCGAAGGCTTCATGAAAAACATTCCCGGGCTCAGCGGTGCGACGGTCCGCGGCCGGGGAGAGGTCGTCAACATCCTTGACGTAACATCACTATGA
- a CDS encoding IS630-like element ISNma5 family transposase (programmed frameshift) codes for MDHLDEISVEELQDALDRVEENKPTQRLLAAIAYKNGVTQTELAEWHDTGRRTIYSWLMRLDTDEPFEQAVSDAHRSGRNRKLSETQQEEFEQTVHEPPKEVGIDAPAWTPALVQQYLEETYDVEYSIPSCRRLLKEAGLSYQKPRRTAAESDADEQETFREEFKKKRREMDATVVCIDQTKKSVQVEPRAAWFPRGTRPAVELSGQRDWTCLLGAITEDGDRFFARFEEYVTAEHAKHFILALCEEFADDLLIVLDGASYFQASAVTDLAARDDLDFVTLPAYSPELNPVEECWRQLQAALSNRFFESLDDLTTAIDTALDQISIPKVSNYF; via the exons ATGGACCATCTCGACGAGATCTCCGTCGAAGAACTCCAAGACGCTCTCGACAGGGTTGAGGAGAACAAGCCGACACAGCGGTTACTAGCGGCGATCGCGTACAAAAACGGCGTTACGCAGACCGAACTTGCAGAGTGGCACGACACCGGTCGAAGAACGATCTACAGCTGGCTCATGCGACTCGATACGGACGAACCGTTTGAGCAAGCCGTTTCTGATGCTCACCGCTCCGGAAGAAACCGGAAGCTCTCAGAAACACAGCAGGAAGAATTCGAACAAACCGTTCACGAACCTCCCAAGGAAGTCGGGATCGACGCGCCGGCGTGGACGCCGGCGCTCGTCCAGCAATATCTTGAGGAAACCTACGATGTCGAGTACTCAATCCCGAGCTGCCGGCGGTTACTCAAAGAAGCGGGATTGAGCTATCAAAAACCACGCCGTACAGCCGCCGAATCTGATGCTGACGAGCAAGAAACCTTCCGCGAAGAGTTCA AAAAAAAGCGGCGGGAGATGGACGCCACAGTAGTCTGTATCGATCAGACCAAGAAATCCGTGCAAGTCGAGCCGCGTGCCGCGTGGTTTCCTCGCGGCACGCGGCCGGCCGTCGAATTATCCGGCCAACGCGACTGGACGTGCCTGTTGGGCGCGATCACCGAAGACGGTGATCGCTTTTTCGCTCGATTCGAAGAGTACGTAACCGCCGAACACGCCAAACATTTCATTCTTGCATTATGCGAAGAATTTGCAGATGATTTGCTCATCGTGCTGGATGGAGCGTCGTATTTCCAGGCGTCGGCCGTCACGGACCTGGCGGCCCGTGACGACCTCGACTTCGTCACGTTACCGGCGTACTCGCCAGAGCTCAATCCTGTCGAGGAGTGCTGGAGACAACTCCAAGCCGCTCTCAGCAACCGTTTCTTTGAGTCACTCGACGATCTTACAACGGCGATTGATACAGCTCTTGACCAGATCTCTATACCAAAAGTGAGCAATTATTTCTAA
- a CDS encoding response regulator, whose product MSTGVLIVDDSHFMRNLLRQILEEEYQIVGEASNGAEAVKLYKERKPDIVMMDIVMPKCNGIKATAAIKKLDPGSRVIMCTSVGQREKMKLAVKAGADGYVTKPFEEESVRKALRDVIAA is encoded by the coding sequence ATGTCGACAGGGGTGCTCATCGTAGACGACTCTCATTTTATGCGAAACCTGCTCCGCCAGATCTTAGAAGAGGAGTACCAGATCGTTGGAGAGGCGTCTAACGGGGCCGAAGCGGTCAAGCTGTACAAAGAACGGAAACCCGATATCGTGATGATGGACATCGTGATGCCCAAGTGTAACGGCATCAAGGCGACCGCGGCGATCAAAAAGCTCGACCCGGGCTCACGAGTCATCATGTGTACGAGCGTCGGGCAGCGTGAGAAGATGAAACTCGCGGTCAAAGCCGGTGCGGACGGGTACGTAACGAAACCGTTCGAAGAAGAGAGCGTTCGGAAAGCCTTACGTGACGTCATTGCTGCATGA
- a CDS encoding chemotaxis protein CheW: MTTAPGADANRPDRPTMVLTFSLEETRYCVEIERVVAAVGVDEYDVLEGAADPWNAGELTLDGAPVRVVDLARAFGSTRTPDRVDDPHLLVFESTDEGRRCGWLVDDVDVAQPVDPSTLERSSGHVRFVHGWVELDGERLVWLNEAAING; encoded by the coding sequence ATGACGACGGCTCCAGGTGCGGACGCCAACCGGCCAGACCGACCGACGATGGTTCTGACGTTCTCTCTCGAGGAAACGCGATACTGCGTCGAGATCGAGCGCGTCGTGGCGGCCGTCGGCGTCGACGAGTACGACGTCCTCGAGGGGGCGGCCGATCCGTGGAACGCGGGCGAACTCACGCTCGACGGAGCGCCGGTTCGTGTCGTCGACCTCGCGCGGGCGTTCGGTTCCACCAGGACGCCGGATCGCGTCGACGACCCCCACCTCCTCGTCTTCGAGTCGACCGACGAGGGCCGACGCTGTGGCTGGCTCGTCGACGACGTCGACGTCGCCCAGCCGGTCGATCCGTCGACGCTCGAGCGCTCGAGCGGCCACGTCCGATTCGTTCACGGGTGGGTCGAACTCGATGGTGAGCGACTCGTCTGGCTGAACGAAGCGGCGATAAACGGCTGA
- the cheB gene encoding chemotaxis-specific protein-glutamate methyltransferase CheB → MKRVLVVDDSQFMRSVVDNALTDAGYEVETATNGREAVDAVETSQPDVVTMDVEMPEMDGIEAVERIMSSRPTPILMLSAYTAEGAESTLDALERGAMDVLQKPDGTDSRTIVDLADELVDKVDEVANTDVSSLALARAAAAIESVTSGRVRQSAVVSMESIGATSVGTGSTAVEVDDSYLDDPTIVVGASTGGPKILERLFATLPIELGAKLLVVQHMPAEFTERLANRLDEISEYDVSEATHGDLVGAGEALVAPGGHHLEVSSNIGGQLRVRLDDGERVHSVRPAIDVTMKTAANRVTDPLVGVALTGMGRDGAAGIEAIKSAGGRTIAQDEETSPVFGIPKQAIETGCVDEVVPAPSIADRIVDAFRTEGEYNE, encoded by the coding sequence ATGAAGCGCGTACTCGTTGTCGACGACTCACAGTTCATGCGGTCGGTAGTCGACAACGCGCTCACCGATGCGGGCTACGAGGTCGAAACGGCCACGAACGGCCGAGAAGCGGTCGACGCCGTCGAGACCTCCCAGCCGGACGTCGTCACGATGGACGTCGAGATGCCCGAAATGGACGGAATTGAAGCCGTCGAACGAATCATGTCGTCGCGACCAACCCCGATTCTCATGCTCAGCGCCTACACGGCCGAGGGCGCAGAGTCGACGCTCGACGCGCTCGAGCGGGGTGCGATGGACGTCCTCCAAAAACCGGATGGGACGGACTCGCGGACGATCGTCGATCTCGCGGACGAACTCGTCGACAAAGTCGACGAGGTCGCGAATACCGACGTCTCCTCGCTCGCACTGGCGCGTGCGGCCGCCGCCATCGAGTCCGTCACCTCCGGGCGCGTCCGGCAGTCGGCCGTCGTGTCGATGGAGTCGATCGGTGCCACGTCGGTGGGAACTGGCTCGACGGCAGTCGAGGTCGACGACAGCTATCTCGACGATCCGACGATCGTCGTCGGTGCCTCGACCGGCGGGCCGAAGATCCTGGAACGGCTGTTCGCGACGCTCCCGATCGAACTCGGGGCGAAGCTACTCGTCGTCCAGCACATGCCAGCGGAGTTTACCGAGCGCCTCGCGAACCGACTCGACGAGATCAGCGAGTACGACGTCAGCGAGGCGACACACGGCGACCTCGTCGGTGCCGGAGAGGCGCTCGTCGCACCCGGTGGGCATCACCTCGAGGTCTCGAGCAATATCGGCGGACAGCTTCGAGTGCGACTCGACGACGGCGAGCGAGTGCACAGCGTGCGGCCGGCGATCGACGTCACGATGAAGACGGCAGCCAACCGCGTCACTGACCCGCTCGTCGGCGTCGCCCTGACGGGGATGGGTCGGGACGGTGCGGCCGGAATCGAGGCGATCAAGTCGGCCGGCGGACGGACGATCGCCCAGGACGAAGAGACGAGTCCGGTGTTCGGTATCCCCAAACAGGCGATCGAGACGGGCTGTGTCGACGAAGTCGTGCCGGCCCCGTCGATCGCCGACCGCATCGTCGACGCCTTCAGAACGGAGGGAGAGTACAATGAGTGA